A stretch of the Alnus glutinosa chromosome 6, dhAlnGlut1.1, whole genome shotgun sequence genome encodes the following:
- the LOC133870685 gene encoding probable xyloglucan endotransglucosylase/hydrolase protein 23: MTSSACSSAPFTFLALTLLSSFVALAAANLYQDFDITWGDGRGKMLNNGDLLSLSLDKASGSGFQSRNEFLFGKIDMQLKLVPGNSAGTVTAYYLSSKGSAWDEIDFEFLGNLSGDPYIVHTNVFSQGKGNREQQFYLWFDPTADFHTYSILWNPQRIIFSVDGTPIREFKNLESIGVAFPKNQPMRIYSSLWNADDWATRGGLVKTDWSQAPFTASYRNFKADACIWSSGASSCTSSSSTTSNSWLSQQLDASNQDRLKWVQKNYMIYNYCTDTKRFPQGLPPECKTS; this comes from the exons ATGACTTCTTCTGCTTGCTCAAGTGCTCCGTTTACGTTTCTGGCTCTTACCCTTCTTAGCTCTTTCGTGGCTCTCGCGGCTGCTAACTTGTACCAAGACTTTGACATCACATGGGGAGATGGCCGAGGGAAGATGCTTAACAACGGCGACCTTCTTAGCCTCTCACTCGACAAAGCCTCTGGCTCAGGATTCCAGTCCAGGAACGAGTTTCTTTTTGGAAAGATAGATATGCAGCTCAAGCTTGTCCCTGGAAACTCTGCTGGCACCGTTACTGCCTACTAT TTATCTTCAAAAGGATCAGCATGGGACGAGATAGACTTCGAGTTCTTGGGAAATCTGAGTGGCGATCCTTACATCGTTCACACCAATGTCTTCAGCCAAGGCAAGGGCAACAGAGAGCAACAGTTTTATCTCTGGTTTGATCCAACTGCTGATTTTCACACATATTCCATCCTTTGGAATCCCCAGCGTATTAT ATTCTCTGTGGATGGCACTCCCATTAGAGAGTTCAAGAATTTAGAATCGATCGGCGTTGCATTCCCAAAGAACCAGCCAATGAGGATATACTCGAGTCTCTGGAATGCTGATGACTGGGCGACAAGAGGTGGGCTTGTGAAGACAGACTGGAGCCAAGCCCCATTTACCGCTTCCTACAGAAACTTCAAAGCTGATGCTTGCATTTGGTCTTCTGGAGCCTCATCTTGcacttcatcttcttctacCACTAGTAATTCCTGGCTTTCACAACAGTTGGACGCTTCGAATCAAGACAGGCTGAAATGGGTACAGAAGAACTACATGATTTATAATTACTGCACTGACACAAAGAGGTTTCCCCAGGGCCTCCCTCCAGAATGCAAGACCTCCTAG